Proteins encoded in a region of the Acidobacteriota bacterium genome:
- a CDS encoding PP2C family protein-serine/threonine phosphatase, whose amino-acid sequence MSLRLRLILAFFLLSVVPLGALTLYAYTSNARAAREAARHEAELLAGELTQRMQVVTAQLSERVEYLMNLANATAAVDTAQQSTRETAAAVAPATELASATAASQTLSSIAMLLNNVELRDGFRGRRGGRGRGFLPPDGRGMPPVGAPPAGNGRAATSAAGVAAGPELPVAGAGTPDDARRADRARGRRGEPPAPALAPAGPGAPAPPSAPEAASRGAAADRQPPAAPEGPPAPASPAAAPDAPPSPDERIAIDMMPIRREIMQQFASQEEFAALPEAEQQRIIGEVNQRMLGIRMGIQMGTAEVQRRIADAQRAAEAKAREAAAAVSVVTAPSAASAPLQRRSTLSGSRLDVTMERNGEVVSRANAEINLQNLLGTVFSTTRRDRGEVPFAVAKDGRLYTPTDADRKIIESIGGVALRPETPPGTAVLNDWIVVTTADPTGAGLKFGIARPVGDSLAELRRTAARNVGVGLGFFGLALIGIVPLSMRLTRNLSVLSEGVRRIAQGDYRARVQVSSKDEIAQLAAAFNQMAHDVEVHQRAAIEQERIRRELELGRQIQHDMLPQVPLRLGLTEVRGVSVPAREVGGDFFNYFQLPNGQLSLLVGDVSGKGVGAALLMANIQASLRTRLALGQDLAAIARELDAEIEAGTPGGVYATLFVAMLDLQSYVLRYVNAGHNPQYVIRRDGTLEQMPSSGLPVGLLSGRGYFEQTVRLAPGDLLFFYTDGCVENENASGEAFGSDRLEELLRATAKSGTEDLLARVEREVTAFRGAREPFDDATMMVVTIG is encoded by the coding sequence ATGAGCTTACGTCTGCGGCTGATTTTGGCGTTCTTCCTGCTGTCGGTGGTGCCGCTCGGCGCGCTGACGCTCTACGCCTACACGAGCAACGCGAGGGCGGCGCGGGAGGCGGCGCGTCACGAGGCCGAGCTGCTCGCCGGCGAGCTGACACAGCGGATGCAGGTCGTGACGGCGCAGCTCAGCGAGCGCGTCGAGTACCTGATGAACCTCGCGAATGCGACGGCCGCGGTCGACACCGCGCAGCAGTCGACGCGTGAGACCGCGGCGGCCGTGGCGCCGGCCACGGAGTTGGCCAGTGCCACGGCCGCCTCCCAGACGCTCAGCAGCATCGCGATGCTGCTGAACAACGTCGAGCTGCGAGACGGCTTCCGCGGCCGGCGTGGCGGCCGCGGGCGCGGATTCTTGCCGCCCGACGGCCGGGGCATGCCGCCGGTCGGCGCGCCGCCGGCCGGCAACGGCCGGGCCGCCACGTCGGCGGCCGGCGTCGCCGCCGGCCCCGAGCTGCCGGTCGCCGGCGCCGGCACGCCAGACGACGCTCGCCGCGCGGATCGTGCGCGCGGCCGGCGCGGCGAGCCGCCCGCGCCGGCGCTCGCGCCGGCAGGTCCGGGCGCGCCCGCTCCGCCGAGCGCGCCCGAGGCGGCCAGCCGCGGAGCCGCCGCGGACCGCCAGCCGCCGGCGGCACCCGAAGGACCGCCGGCGCCGGCGTCGCCCGCGGCCGCGCCCGACGCGCCGCCCAGCCCTGACGAGCGGATCGCCATCGACATGATGCCGATCCGGCGCGAGATCATGCAGCAGTTCGCGTCGCAGGAGGAGTTCGCGGCGCTGCCCGAGGCCGAGCAACAGCGGATCATCGGCGAAGTGAACCAGCGGATGCTCGGCATCCGCATGGGCATCCAGATGGGCACGGCCGAAGTGCAGCGCCGCATCGCCGACGCGCAGCGCGCGGCCGAGGCCAAGGCCCGCGAAGCCGCCGCCGCCGTCTCGGTCGTGACGGCACCATCCGCAGCGTCCGCCCCGCTGCAGCGCAGGAGCACGCTCTCGGGCAGCCGCCTGGACGTCACCATGGAGCGCAACGGCGAGGTGGTGTCGCGCGCGAACGCCGAGATCAACCTGCAGAACCTGCTCGGCACCGTGTTCTCGACCACTCGCCGCGATCGGGGCGAAGTGCCGTTCGCCGTCGCGAAGGACGGCCGGCTCTACACGCCGACCGATGCGGACCGGAAGATCATCGAGTCGATCGGCGGTGTCGCGCTTCGGCCCGAGACGCCGCCCGGGACTGCCGTGCTCAACGACTGGATCGTCGTCACGACCGCGGATCCGACCGGGGCCGGATTGAAGTTCGGCATCGCACGGCCGGTCGGCGACTCGCTCGCCGAGCTTCGCCGCACGGCCGCGCGCAACGTCGGCGTCGGCCTCGGGTTCTTCGGGCTGGCGCTCATCGGCATCGTGCCGCTCTCGATGCGCCTCACGCGCAATCTCTCGGTGCTCAGCGAGGGGGTGCGCCGCATCGCGCAGGGCGACTATCGCGCGCGCGTTCAGGTGTCGTCGAAGGACGAGATCGCGCAGCTCGCCGCGGCGTTCAACCAGATGGCGCACGACGTCGAGGTGCACCAGCGTGCGGCGATCGAGCAGGAGCGCATCCGGCGCGAGCTCGAGCTCGGCCGGCAGATCCAGCACGACATGCTGCCGCAGGTGCCGCTGCGGCTCGGCCTGACCGAAGTGCGGGGCGTGTCGGTGCCGGCGCGCGAGGTGGGCGGCGACTTCTTCAACTACTTCCAGTTGCCGAACGGACAGTTGTCGCTCCTCGTCGGCGACGTCTCGGGCAAGGGGGTGGGCGCCGCGCTCCTCATGGCCAACATCCAGGCGTCGCTGCGCACGCGCCTCGCGCTCGGCCAGGATCTCGCCGCCATCGCCCGCGAGCTCGACGCCGAGATCGAAGCCGGCACGCCCGGCGGCGTCTACGCGACGCTCTTCGTCGCGATGCTCGATCTGCAGAGCTACGTGCTCCGCTACGTGAACGCCGGCCACAACCCGCAGTACGTCATCCGGCGCGACGGCACGCTCGAGCAGATGCCGTCCTCCGGTCTGCCGGTCGGACTGCTGTCGGGCCGCGGCTACTTCGAGCAGACGGTGCGGCTCGCGCCCGGCGACCTGTTGTTCTTCTACACCGACGGCTGCGTCGAAAACGAGAATGCGAGCGGTGAGGCCTTCGGGTCCGATCGGCTCGAGGAGTTGCTGCGCGCGACGGCCAAGAGCGGCACCGAGGACCTGCTCGCGCGGGTCGAACGCGAGGTGACGGCCTTCCGTGGCGCGCGCGAGCCGTTCGACGACGCGACGATGATGGTCGTGACGATCGGCTAG
- the xth gene encoding exodeoxyribonuclease III — protein sequence MKIATWNVNGIRARQQEVADLIGREAPDVICLQEIKAPQGKVPELLLAAGGYWCYWHGASAYSGVALLVRHSFFTERPAFAHPSFDHEERIVIAELGPLTLASVYVPNGGKDYDAKLRFLEALGDWAGSTLAAGRALVICGDLNVAREERDVHPKERKPNQIGTRPEERALFGRLLSAPLVDVGRTLDPGNDALFTWWAPWRNLRQRNIGWRIDYVLATPVLAGTARSAISMREFGSSDHAPVVATFEG from the coding sequence GTGAAGATCGCGACCTGGAACGTGAACGGCATCCGCGCGCGGCAGCAGGAGGTCGCCGACCTCATCGGCCGCGAGGCGCCCGACGTGATCTGCCTGCAGGAGATCAAGGCGCCGCAGGGCAAGGTGCCCGAGCTGCTGCTCGCCGCCGGAGGATATTGGTGCTACTGGCATGGCGCGAGCGCCTATTCGGGCGTGGCGCTCCTCGTGCGTCACAGTTTTTTCACGGAACGCCCCGCCTTCGCCCATCCGTCTTTCGACCATGAGGAGCGGATCGTGATTGCGGAGCTTGGACCGCTGACCCTCGCGTCCGTCTACGTGCCCAACGGCGGCAAGGACTACGACGCGAAGCTCCGGTTCCTCGAGGCGCTCGGCGACTGGGCCGGTTCGACGCTGGCGGCCGGCAGAGCGCTCGTCATCTGCGGCGATCTGAACGTGGCGCGCGAGGAGCGAGACGTGCACCCGAAGGAACGCAAGCCCAACCAGATCGGCACGCGCCCCGAGGAGCGTGCGCTCTTCGGCCGGCTGCTCTCCGCTCCGCTCGTGGACGTCGGGCGCACGCTCGATCCCGGCAACGATGCGCTCTTCACCTGGTGGGCCCCGTGGCGCAACCTGCGCCAGCGCAACATCGGCTGGCGCATCGACTACGTGCTGGCCACGCCGGTGCTGGCGGGCACGGCTCGCTCGGCGATCTCCATGCGCGAATTCGGCTCGAGCGATCACGCGCCCGTCGTCGCGACCTTCGAGGGATGA
- a CDS encoding pyridoxal phosphate-dependent aminotransferase, which produces MTRATASQSQRLAAVQAPVIPIIARWIAETPGTIALGQGLVSYPPPPEAVEAARRFGTSLEDHHYGPIEGLPSLVGALEDKLARENGIAVRPASRVVVTAGANLAFMNAVLAVTDPGDEVILPVPFYFNHEMAVTMAGARPVAVRSTDRDQLDVEAIAAAITPRTRAVATVSPNNPTGAVYPESDLRRVNALCREHGLFHVHDETYEYFVYGPERHFSPGAIDGAADHTITLFSLSKAYGLASWRVGYMVIPESLWEAIDKIQDTMVICAPSVSQHAALAAVACGRPYTERQLGPLRAARAIMQRELGRASQVCEVPPAAGAFYFFVRVFTSMDSLVLTERLIREHGVAVVPGRVFGESSCAIRVSYGVTDAATAEEGARRLADGLLAMVRP; this is translated from the coding sequence GTGACCCGGGCGACCGCGTCTCAATCGCAGCGGCTCGCCGCCGTCCAGGCGCCGGTGATCCCGATCATCGCGCGGTGGATCGCCGAGACGCCGGGCACGATCGCGCTCGGCCAGGGGCTCGTGTCGTACCCGCCGCCGCCGGAGGCCGTCGAGGCGGCACGCCGGTTCGGCACCAGCCTCGAGGACCATCACTACGGGCCGATCGAAGGTCTCCCCTCGCTCGTCGGCGCGCTCGAGGACAAGCTCGCGCGTGAGAACGGCATCGCGGTGCGTCCCGCCAGCCGGGTCGTCGTGACGGCCGGCGCCAACCTCGCGTTCATGAACGCCGTGCTCGCCGTCACCGATCCGGGCGACGAGGTCATCCTGCCGGTGCCGTTCTACTTCAATCACGAGATGGCCGTGACGATGGCGGGAGCGCGGCCGGTGGCGGTGCGCTCGACCGACCGCGACCAGCTCGACGTGGAGGCGATTGCCGCGGCCATCACGCCGCGCACGCGCGCCGTCGCGACGGTCTCGCCGAACAATCCGACCGGCGCCGTGTACCCGGAATCCGATCTGCGCCGCGTCAACGCGCTGTGCCGCGAACACGGGCTGTTCCACGTGCACGACGAGACGTACGAGTACTTCGTCTACGGCCCCGAGCGCCACTTCTCGCCCGGCGCGATCGACGGCGCGGCGGATCACACGATCACGCTGTTCTCGCTGTCGAAGGCCTACGGCCTCGCGAGCTGGCGGGTGGGATACATGGTGATCCCCGAATCGCTCTGGGAGGCGATCGACAAGATCCAGGACACGATGGTGATCTGCGCGCCGTCCGTCTCGCAGCACGCCGCGCTCGCGGCGGTCGCCTGCGGGCGGCCGTACACCGAGCGCCAGCTCGGACCGTTGCGGGCGGCTCGTGCGATCATGCAGCGGGAGCTGGGGCGCGCGTCGCAGGTGTGCGAGGTGCCGCCCGCGGCCGGTGCGTTCTACTTCTTCGTGCGGGTGTTCACCTCGATGGACTCGCTCGTCCTGACCGAACGGTTGATCCGCGAGCACGGCGTCGCGGTCGTCCCCGGCCGCGTCTTCGGCGAGTCGTCCTGCGCGATCCGCGTGTCCTACGGCGTGACCGACGCCGCGACGGCCGAGGAAGGCGCGCGGCGGCTGGCGGACGGGCTCCTCGCGATGGTCCGACCGTGA
- the malQ gene encoding 4-alpha-glucanotransferase, translated as MSRHVGLSLPLFSIRSSESWGIGEIGDLPRLTSWLARGGFSRVMVLPLGTLPAGETSPYSATSTLSIDPIYISVRDVRDFTHAGGERALSARARAALAAARDAPAVDYDAVRTAKHEALALAFDAFLRREWRRKTGRAAALAAYAEREHAWLDDYALFQALSSAHGQASWREWPAALRDRDPAALDRARRELADDLLRHQYWQWIAETQWQRGREAARAAGVAVYGDLPFVANLQSPEVWARAGEYLLDVSAGVPPDAFSETGQDWGLPTYRWDAIAASGYAWTFQRGRRMAALYDGLRVDHVIGIYRTYGRPPGGVPFFSPEGEAAQVAQGEAVLRALQQSGLALIAEDLGVVPDFLRPSLARLGIPGCKVIRWERDWHADGQPFVDPATYPPVSAAMTGTHDTEPLPLWWATAPLEERRAMLALPLLAASGLTDPECRWSEALRDRLIELAYRAGSNEVFLPVQDFFGWPGRINTPGTVGPENWRWCLPWFVDRVNDVDDAVERARFGRALAEATGRLPASDYTNPPKSQDVTSEG; from the coding sequence ATGAGCCGGCATGTCGGGTTGAGCCTGCCGCTGTTCTCCATACGCTCGTCCGAGAGCTGGGGGATCGGTGAAATCGGGGATCTGCCGCGGCTGACGTCGTGGCTGGCTCGCGGAGGATTCAGCCGGGTGATGGTGTTGCCGCTCGGCACGCTGCCGGCGGGAGAGACGTCGCCGTATTCGGCCACCTCGACGCTCTCGATCGATCCCATCTACATCAGCGTGCGTGACGTTCGCGACTTCACGCACGCGGGAGGCGAGCGCGCGCTGTCCGCTCGCGCGCGCGCCGCCCTGGCCGCCGCGCGCGACGCGCCAGCCGTGGACTACGACGCGGTGCGCACGGCCAAGCACGAGGCGCTCGCGCTCGCGTTCGACGCGTTCCTTCGCCGCGAATGGCGGCGCAAGACAGGACGTGCCGCCGCGCTCGCGGCGTATGCGGAGCGCGAGCACGCCTGGCTCGACGACTACGCGCTCTTCCAGGCGCTGTCGTCGGCCCACGGCCAGGCGTCGTGGCGCGAGTGGCCGGCGGCGCTGCGCGATCGCGATCCGGCCGCGCTCGATCGTGCGCGGCGCGAGCTCGCCGACGATCTGCTGCGCCATCAGTACTGGCAATGGATCGCCGAAACGCAGTGGCAGCGCGGCCGCGAAGCGGCGCGCGCGGCGGGCGTCGCCGTCTACGGCGATCTCCCGTTCGTCGCGAACCTGCAGAGCCCGGAGGTCTGGGCGCGCGCCGGCGAGTACCTGCTCGACGTGTCGGCCGGCGTGCCGCCCGATGCGTTCAGCGAGACCGGCCAGGACTGGGGGCTGCCGACCTACCGCTGGGACGCGATTGCCGCGAGCGGGTACGCGTGGACGTTCCAGCGCGGCCGACGGATGGCGGCGTTGTACGACGGCCTGCGCGTCGACCATGTCATCGGCATCTACCGCACCTACGGCCGGCCGCCCGGGGGCGTGCCGTTCTTCAGCCCTGAAGGGGAAGCCGCGCAGGTGGCGCAGGGCGAAGCGGTGCTCCGCGCGCTCCAGCAGAGCGGGCTCGCGCTCATCGCCGAGGACCTCGGCGTCGTGCCCGACTTCCTGCGTCCGTCGCTCGCCCGGCTCGGCATTCCAGGCTGCAAGGTGATCCGGTGGGAGCGCGACTGGCACGCCGACGGCCAGCCGTTCGTCGACCCGGCCACCTATCCTCCCGTCTCGGCCGCCATGACCGGCACCCACGACACCGAGCCGCTGCCGCTGTGGTGGGCGACCGCACCGCTCGAGGAACGCCGCGCGATGCTGGCGTTGCCGCTGCTCGCCGCGAGCGGCCTCACCGATCCGGAGTGTCGCTGGAGCGAGGCGCTGCGCGACCGGCTGATCGAGCTCGCGTATCGCGCCGGGTCGAACGAGGTCTTTCTCCCCGTGCAGGATTTCTTCGGCTGGCCCGGCCGCATCAACACGCCCGGCACGGTGGGGCCCGAGAACTGGCGCTGGTGCCTGCCCTGGTTCGTCGATCGCGTGAACGACGTCGACGATGCCGTGGAGCGGGCGCGATTCGGGCGAGCGCTCGCCGAGGCGACTGGCCGGCTGCCGGCCTCGGATTACACTAATCCCCCGAAGTCGCAGGACGTGACGTCGGAGGGATGA
- a CDS encoding pyridoxal phosphate-dependent aminotransferase: MTGLTCPRGLLGALADPRGVVYRPDPLGHVEAREAVAASYARQGANVSPADLVLTASTSEAYAFLFKLLCDPGDRVLVPRPSYPLFELLAGLEGIELAPYRLDPLAGWRIDRADLERALTPRVRAVLVVSPNNPTGSMIQDDERDWLTRLAADRDMAIVADEVFGDYRLSPRRTAASFAGHASRALTFTLGGLSKSAALPQLKLAWMAMSGPADLKDAARERLELVADTYLSVATPVQIAAAALVESGVEMRRRITERLIRNLGTLRAAVARHPSVTLLEPEGGWSALLRVPATSSEETLVLRAVEEAQVLVHPGYFFDFPGEAYLVVSLLPEPARFEAAVARLLPVVAGHGAR; this comes from the coding sequence ATGACCGGGCTGACCTGTCCTCGCGGACTGCTGGGCGCGCTCGCGGATCCGCGCGGCGTGGTCTATCGGCCGGATCCGCTGGGGCACGTCGAGGCTCGGGAAGCGGTGGCCGCTTCCTACGCTCGTCAGGGCGCCAACGTATCGCCGGCGGATCTGGTCCTCACGGCCAGCACGAGCGAGGCCTACGCGTTCCTGTTCAAGTTGCTCTGCGATCCGGGCGACCGCGTGCTCGTCCCTCGGCCGAGCTATCCGCTGTTCGAGCTGCTGGCCGGTCTGGAGGGCATCGAGCTGGCGCCATACCGGCTGGACCCGCTCGCCGGCTGGCGGATCGATCGGGCGGATCTCGAGCGCGCCCTGACGCCGCGCGTGCGTGCCGTCCTCGTCGTGAGCCCGAACAACCCGACCGGCTCGATGATCCAGGACGACGAGCGCGATTGGCTGACGAGGCTCGCGGCCGATCGCGACATGGCGATCGTGGCAGACGAGGTGTTCGGCGACTACCGGCTGAGCCCGCGCCGCACGGCCGCGTCGTTTGCGGGGCACGCGTCGCGTGCGCTGACGTTCACCCTGGGCGGGCTGTCGAAATCGGCCGCGCTGCCCCAGCTCAAGCTGGCGTGGATGGCGATGAGCGGGCCAGCCGATCTGAAGGATGCGGCGCGCGAGCGGCTCGAGCTCGTCGCCGATACCTACCTGTCGGTGGCGACGCCGGTGCAGATTGCGGCCGCGGCGCTCGTCGAGTCGGGCGTGGAGATGCGCCGGCGCATCACCGAGAGGCTGATCCGGAACCTCGGCACGCTGAGGGCGGCCGTCGCCCGGCACCCGTCCGTCACGCTTCTCGAGCCTGAGGGCGGCTGGTCCGCTCTCCTTCGTGTGCCGGCCACGTCGTCGGAGGAAACGCTCGTGCTGCGTGCGGTCGAGGAGGCGCAGGTGCTCGTGCATCCTGGATATTTCTTCGACTTCCCCGGCGAGGCGTACCTCGTCGTGAGCCTCCTGCCCGAGCCCGCGCGATTCGAGGCGGCCGTCGCCCGGCTGCTGCCCGTCGTCGCGGGCCACGGTGCGAGATGA
- a CDS encoding insulinase family protein: MSRSLPVAMAAIVVATLSWPTAARQTTPALSVPYTKFTLPNGLTVILHEDHSVPKIAVNVWYHVGSANEKPGRTGFAHLFEHLMFEGSKHVKEGEFDTLLEAVGGTNNGSTTSDRTNYYEVVPSNALDTALFLESDRMGYLLDVVTPSTVDGQRDVVKNERRQRYENAPYGMAYPRIGELMYPPNHPYHWPTIGYMDDLTAASHEDVVEFFKKYYAPGNASLVIAGDIDPAAARKRVEYWFGDVKAGPKVEPLAVPPASLSSVVKETLTDQVQLPRIYLGWPTPALYATGDADLDLVSGVLANGKNSRLYKRLVFDMQLAQDVSAAQYSSRYGSIYLITVTARPSSDPPAAVLARLTGIVDEELGKLRQAAPDAREVDRVKNQYEASFLSEMETVEGKADRLNGYYVNTGNPDYFAQDFARYQALRPADVQAAVRQWLPADRRLELSVVPAGK, encoded by the coding sequence ATGTCGAGAAGCCTCCCGGTCGCGATGGCCGCGATCGTCGTCGCGACGCTGAGCTGGCCCACGGCCGCCCGGCAGACGACGCCGGCCTTGTCGGTGCCGTACACGAAGTTCACGCTGCCGAACGGTCTGACCGTCATCCTGCACGAGGACCACAGCGTCCCGAAGATCGCGGTGAACGTCTGGTACCACGTCGGGTCGGCCAACGAGAAGCCGGGCCGCACGGGCTTCGCGCATCTCTTCGAGCACCTGATGTTCGAGGGCTCGAAGCACGTCAAGGAGGGGGAGTTCGACACGCTGCTCGAGGCGGTCGGGGGCACGAACAACGGGTCGACGACGAGCGATCGGACGAACTACTACGAGGTCGTGCCGTCGAACGCGCTCGACACCGCGCTCTTCCTCGAGTCCGACCGCATGGGCTACCTGCTCGACGTCGTCACGCCGTCCACCGTCGACGGGCAGCGCGACGTCGTGAAGAACGAGCGGCGCCAGCGATACGAGAACGCGCCCTACGGCATGGCGTACCCGCGGATCGGCGAGCTGATGTATCCGCCGAATCATCCGTATCACTGGCCGACGATCGGCTACATGGACGACCTGACGGCCGCCAGCCACGAGGACGTCGTCGAGTTCTTCAAGAAGTACTACGCGCCGGGCAACGCGAGCCTCGTCATCGCGGGCGACATCGATCCGGCGGCGGCGCGCAAGCGCGTGGAGTACTGGTTCGGAGACGTCAAGGCCGGTCCGAAAGTCGAGCCGCTCGCCGTGCCGCCCGCCTCGCTCTCGTCGGTGGTCAAGGAGACGCTGACCGACCAGGTCCAGCTCCCGCGGATCTACCTCGGCTGGCCGACGCCCGCGCTCTACGCCACGGGCGATGCCGATCTCGATCTGGTGAGCGGCGTGCTGGCGAACGGCAAGAACTCCCGCTTGTACAAACGCCTGGTGTTCGACATGCAGCTCGCGCAGGACGTATCGGCCGCGCAGTACTCGTCGCGCTACGGCTCGATCTACCTCATCACCGTGACGGCACGTCCCTCTTCCGATCCGCCCGCGGCCGTGCTCGCCCGCCTGACCGGCATCGTCGACGAGGAGCTGGGGAAACTGCGGCAGGCGGCGCCGGACGCGCGTGAGGTCGACCGCGTGAAGAACCAGTACGAGGCGTCGTTCCTGAGCGAGATGGAAACGGTCGAGGGCAAGGCCGATCGGCTGAACGGCTACTACGTGAACACGGGCAATCCCGACTACTTCGCGCAGGACTTCGCCCGGTATCAGGCGCTGCGGCCCGCCGACGTGCAGGCGGCGGTGAGGCAGTGGCTGCCGGCCGATCGCCGGCTGGAGCTGTCGGTCGTTCCGGCCGGAAAGTGA
- a CDS encoding insulinase family protein: MTRLSPALVRRVVARSAAVLLASVLLSVPGIDARQLPDRGTPPAPGAPPSLRLPPIERRTLPNGLQVWIVEMHEVPVVHLTAIVKSGAAADPAGRYGLAHFTAAMLDEGAGNYDALQLADAIDFLGASLSTAAGFDSSLVNLHTPASKLSQALPLLADTVLRPRFADGDLERVRKERLTSLVQTRDNPAALASAAFARLVFGPEHRYGTLTMGTQASNTAITAADLRTFHGAHYRPQNTILLVAGDVRPAELMPQLDRTFGTWSGGAAVARPTLPAVAKPAARQIYLVDKPGAAQSQIRIGGIGVARSTPDYFPLRVMNTMLGGSFSSRLNQNLREAHGYTYGASSMFDMRATAGPFVAGAGVQTDKTVESLREFFNELNGMREPTPPAELTRVRNLEALSFPGEFETTSDMTQRLTELAVYDLAPSFFTEFVPKIEAVGPEDIGRVVRQHITPDTFAVVIVGDLSKIEQPVRDANLGPVRIVPLTSILD; this comes from the coding sequence ATGACACGTCTCTCACCTGCTCTCGTCCGGCGCGTCGTGGCGCGCAGCGCGGCCGTGCTGCTCGCGAGCGTGCTGCTCTCCGTCCCCGGAATCGACGCCCGCCAGTTGCCCGATCGCGGCACGCCCCCGGCGCCTGGCGCGCCGCCGTCGCTGCGGCTCCCGCCGATCGAGCGGCGCACGCTGCCGAACGGGCTGCAGGTGTGGATCGTCGAGATGCACGAGGTGCCGGTCGTGCACCTCACGGCCATCGTCAAGTCCGGCGCGGCCGCGGATCCGGCCGGCCGGTACGGGCTCGCGCACTTCACCGCCGCGATGCTCGACGAAGGGGCCGGGAACTACGACGCCCTGCAGCTCGCCGATGCGATCGACTTCCTCGGCGCGTCGTTGAGCACGGCCGCCGGCTTCGACTCGTCGCTCGTCAACCTGCACACGCCCGCGTCGAAGCTGTCGCAGGCGCTGCCGCTGCTCGCCGACACGGTGCTGCGGCCGCGCTTCGCCGACGGGGACCTCGAGCGCGTCCGCAAGGAGCGTCTGACGTCGCTCGTGCAGACGCGCGACAACCCGGCTGCGCTCGCATCGGCCGCCTTCGCGCGTCTCGTCTTCGGCCCCGAGCACCGCTACGGGACGCTGACGATGGGCACGCAGGCGTCGAACACGGCGATCACCGCGGCCGACCTCCGCACGTTCCATGGCGCGCACTACCGGCCTCAGAACACGATCCTGCTGGTGGCCGGCGACGTGCGCCCCGCCGAGCTGATGCCGCAGCTCGACCGCACGTTCGGCACCTGGTCCGGCGGCGCCGCCGTCGCGCGCCCGACGCTGCCCGCGGTGGCGAAGCCGGCCGCGCGTCAGATCTACCTCGTCGACAAGCCGGGCGCCGCGCAGTCGCAGATCCGGATCGGCGGCATCGGCGTCGCCCGCTCCACGCCGGACTACTTCCCGCTGCGCGTCATGAACACGATGCTCGGCGGCTCGTTCTCCTCGAGGCTGAACCAGAACCTGCGCGAGGCGCACGGCTACACCTACGGCGCCTCGTCGATGTTCGACATGCGCGCGACCGCGGGGCCGTTCGTCGCTGGCGCCGGCGTGCAGACCGACAAGACCGTCGAGTCGCTGCGCGAGTTCTTCAACGAGCTGAACGGCATGCGCGAGCCGACGCCTCCGGCCGAGCTGACGCGGGTGCGGAATCTCGAGGCGCTGAGCTTCCCGGGCGAGTTCGAGACGACGAGCGACATGACGCAGCGGCTGACGGAGCTGGCCGTCTACGACCTCGCCCCGTCGTTCTTCACGGAGTTCGTGCCGAAGATCGAAGCCGTCGGGCCGGAGGACATCGGCCGCGTCGTGCGCCAGCACATCACGCCCGACACGTTCGCGGTCGTCATCGTCGGCGATCTGTCCAAAATCGAGCAGCCGGTTCGCGACGCGAACCTCGGCCCTGTCCGCATCGTGCCGCTGACGTCGATCCTGGACTGA